The following are encoded together in the Rhodoligotrophos defluvii genome:
- a CDS encoding GNAT family N-acetyltransferase — translation MAVTVRMAEESDAATVASMIQAHARFDGKAHLCKTSAEDIRRHGFGDDPAFRVLLAEKDGEAVGSLMFYRCFSSWEGKPFLFIDDFFVREELRGHGIGRLLLAHVAGLAKAQGYPRVDWHVLRAAEARGFYERLGGMWVQDFVIYRLEGGALDRLAEDGLRPRDDAPGLDSPKPVL, via the coding sequence ATGGCCGTCACAGTGAGAATGGCAGAGGAAAGCGATGCGGCGACTGTTGCCAGCATGATCCAGGCGCATGCCCGGTTCGACGGCAAGGCGCATCTGTGCAAGACCTCGGCTGAGGACATCCGGCGCCATGGCTTCGGAGATGATCCTGCGTTCCGCGTGCTGCTGGCGGAGAAAGACGGCGAGGCCGTGGGCTCGCTGATGTTCTACCGCTGCTTCTCGTCATGGGAGGGCAAGCCGTTCCTGTTCATCGACGATTTCTTCGTGCGGGAGGAGCTGCGCGGCCACGGCATCGGCCGGCTGCTGCTGGCCCATGTGGCGGGTCTGGCCAAGGCACAAGGCTATCCACGGGTCGACTGGCACGTGCTCCGGGCAGCGGAGGCGCGCGGGTTCTATGAGCGGCTCGGCGGCATGTGGGTGCAGGACTTCGTGATTTACCGGCTGGAGGGTGGGGCGCTCGATCGGCTGGCCGAGGACGGCCTTAGACCAAGAGATGACGCTCCTGGTCTGGACAGCCCAAAGCCTGTGCTCTAG
- a CDS encoding ABC transporter permease, translating into MTAAEARRPWLLLAPTLLALLVLMVLPICIMLLFSFYEFVTGGVEREVLTTANWHEFFTDSYYHYFLWKTVRVAGITAVLCAVMGYPPAYFIAMTHFKHKWLLLLLLIVPFWISFTIRTFSWINILGEQGVINVVLLKLGIISEPLRMLYTEGAVIMGMIHFLLPYMILNVYVSLEGIDRNLISAARTLGCTNWQAFREVTLPLSLPGLMAGLLLCFVLAAGSYVTPEILGSGRDALFGNLIYDTIMGQLNWPMGATLSMVLLVLLGAVAAVYSRYMGLSRMFKGLSR; encoded by the coding sequence ATGACTGCGGCCGAGGCGCGCCGGCCCTGGCTGCTGCTCGCGCCGACCTTGCTCGCGCTGCTGGTGCTGATGGTCCTGCCCATCTGCATCATGCTGCTGTTTTCGTTTTATGAATTCGTGACGGGCGGGGTCGAGCGGGAGGTGCTGACCACCGCGAACTGGCACGAGTTCTTCACCGACAGCTATTACCACTATTTCCTCTGGAAGACGGTGAGAGTGGCGGGGATAACGGCCGTGCTGTGCGCGGTGATGGGCTATCCGCCCGCTTATTTCATCGCCATGACGCATTTCAAGCACAAGTGGCTGCTGCTGCTTCTGCTCATCGTGCCGTTCTGGATCAGCTTCACCATCCGCACCTTCTCATGGATCAACATCCTGGGTGAGCAGGGGGTGATCAACGTGGTGCTGCTCAAGCTCGGCATCATCAGCGAGCCACTCCGCATGCTCTATACGGAAGGCGCGGTGATCATGGGCATGATCCACTTCCTTCTGCCCTACATGATCCTGAACGTCTATGTGAGCCTCGAGGGCATCGACCGGAACCTGATTTCCGCGGCCCGCACCCTGGGCTGCACCAATTGGCAGGCGTTCCGGGAGGTGACATTGCCTTTGTCGCTGCCCGGCCTGATGGCGGGCCTGCTCCTGTGCTTCGTGCTGGCGGCGGGCAGCTATGTCACGCCGGAGATCCTGGGCTCCGGCCGGGACGCGCTGTTCGGCAACCTGATCTATGACACGATCATGGGCCAGCTGAACTGGCCGATGGGGGCGACGCTCTCGATGGTGCTGCTGGTGCTGCTGGGCGCGGTGGCGGCGGTCTATAGCCGCTACATGGGCCTGTCGCGCATGTTCAAAGGGTTGAGCCGGTGA
- a CDS encoding ABC transporter permease codes for MSPSASDVTSGWGWQAVKVLTILVYIFMFAPILAVVILSFNDSMFGGFPMTGFSLRWYEKLMGNEAVLRAFRTSLWVALVTSVICTTLGIMAAMALVRYEFPGKQLVNTMVIAPALVPETVLGVGLLLLIRWAQEPRTLGLMVAGHIMLALPYVVLVVQARLIGIKRVYEEAALSLGANRFHTFREVTLPLLMPAIVASMLLVFTISFDNITASMFWRPSGVETMPTQILSMLKISISPEINALGTLMIVITVGVPLLGGALARMLARGAK; via the coding sequence GTGAGCCCGTCCGCAAGCGATGTGACCAGCGGCTGGGGCTGGCAGGCGGTGAAGGTTCTGACCATTCTGGTCTATATCTTCATGTTCGCGCCGATCCTGGCGGTGGTCATTCTTTCGTTCAACGATTCGATGTTCGGCGGCTTTCCCATGACCGGCTTCAGCCTGCGCTGGTATGAGAAGCTGATGGGCAACGAGGCGGTGCTGCGCGCCTTCAGAACCTCGCTGTGGGTGGCGCTGGTCACATCGGTCATCTGCACCACGCTCGGCATCATGGCGGCCATGGCGCTGGTGCGCTATGAATTTCCCGGCAAGCAGCTCGTGAACACGATGGTGATCGCGCCGGCGCTGGTGCCGGAGACGGTGCTGGGCGTCGGATTGCTGCTGCTGATCCGCTGGGCCCAGGAGCCGCGCACACTGGGGCTGATGGTCGCCGGCCACATCATGCTGGCCTTGCCTTACGTGGTTCTGGTGGTGCAGGCCCGGCTGATCGGGATCAAGCGGGTCTATGAGGAAGCCGCCCTGTCGCTGGGCGCCAACCGCTTCCACACGTTCCGCGAGGTGACCCTGCCGCTGCTGATGCCGGCCATCGTGGCGAGCATGCTGCTGGTCTTCACCATATCCTTCGATAACATCACCGCCAGCATGTTCTGGCGTCCGAGCGGCGTCGAGACGATGCCGACCCAGATCCTGTCGATGCTGAAGATCTCGATCAGTCCGGAAATCAACGCGCTTGGCACGCTGATGATCGTGATCACCGTCGGCGTGCCTCTTCTGGGCGGAGCGCTTGCCCGCATGCTTGCCCGCGGTGCCAAATGA
- a CDS encoding extracellular solute-binding protein, whose translation MKISTTKRLERLQDRYRSGNIDRRTFLSLTAAAAVASGVSMRWMGPALAAVKEVRFDGWGGVVQEAIDKYAFQPYTAKTGIKVVQGTFGDEDEIITKVKAAAPGEYQIIHSSGVEYYIRYVQGGYNSEINEANIPNMTNVMEAMIKPFRAITPKLSAVPYDYGTTGIAYNTKVIPPEEAKEKGVALLTDPRFKNKIGGYASMTTRVWYGALGTGQNPNDIKDIDAVWEKIREQRDLVKKYWGSGAELMDLLSKEEIVVTDAWSGRVAALQQQGAPIGYLDPPGSYAWMEDMLVLKGSPMAECEELINFMLEPGTAIAVAEGQNYPPSLDPTKVEMSEKVKKLPAFDPTGKMEHLTFADAQYWAQHTDAWTKQWDRIARGA comes from the coding sequence ATGAAAATCTCGACCACGAAGCGGCTGGAACGGCTGCAAGATCGCTACAGGAGCGGCAATATCGACCGGCGCACCTTCCTGAGCCTGACGGCCGCGGCCGCGGTGGCTTCCGGCGTTTCGATGCGCTGGATGGGCCCGGCGCTGGCGGCGGTGAAGGAAGTGCGGTTCGACGGCTGGGGCGGCGTGGTGCAGGAGGCGATCGATAAATATGCCTTCCAGCCCTATACGGCGAAGACCGGCATCAAGGTGGTGCAGGGCACGTTCGGCGACGAGGACGAGATCATCACCAAGGTGAAGGCCGCCGCGCCCGGGGAATATCAGATCATCCATTCCTCCGGGGTCGAGTACTACATCCGCTACGTGCAGGGCGGCTATAATTCGGAGATCAACGAGGCCAATATCCCTAACATGACGAATGTCATGGAGGCGATGATCAAGCCGTTCCGGGCCATCACGCCGAAGCTGTCGGCGGTGCCTTACGACTATGGCACCACCGGCATTGCGTACAACACCAAGGTGATCCCTCCGGAGGAGGCGAAGGAGAAGGGCGTGGCGCTGCTGACCGACCCGCGCTTCAAGAACAAGATCGGCGGCTATGCCAGCATGACGACGCGGGTCTGGTACGGGGCGCTCGGCACCGGCCAGAACCCGAACGACATCAAAGACATCGATGCGGTCTGGGAGAAGATCAGGGAGCAGCGCGACCTGGTGAAGAAATATTGGGGCTCCGGCGCCGAGCTCATGGATCTCTTGAGCAAGGAGGAGATCGTGGTGACGGACGCCTGGTCCGGCCGCGTGGCGGCGCTTCAGCAGCAGGGCGCGCCCATCGGCTATCTCGACCCGCCCGGCTCCTATGCCTGGATGGAGGACATGCTGGTGCTCAAAGGCTCGCCCATGGCCGAGTGCGAGGAGCTCATCAACTTCATGCTCGAGCCGGGCACTGCGATAGCGGTGGCGGAAGGGCAGAACTATCCGCCTTCGCTCGACCCGACCAAGGTCGAGATGAGCGAGAAGGTGAAGAAGCTGCCGGCCTTCGACCCGACGGGCAAGATGGAGCATCTTACCTTTGCGGACGCGCAATACTGGGCCCAGCACACGGATGCCTGGACCAAGCAGTGGGACCGCATCGCCCGCGGTGCCTGA
- a CDS encoding ABC transporter ATP-binding protein produces the protein MAQIAVQLNNVTLAYGSFVAIKNVSLTIEKGSFVTLLGPSGCGKTTILRSIAGLVDPTSGEIVVAGRRINDVPIHKRNIGLVFQNYALFPHKTVFDNIAFGLKYRGVEKQEIARKVKRALEMVRLPGVEKKLPSEMSGGQQQRIALARAIVIEPDVLLLDEPLSALDANLREEMRTELKLIQREVGITTIFVTHDQEEALAMSDRIVVMNHGVVEQEGPPEEVYRRPASRFVASFLGQSNLLGGRINGVNGSVAQVELDGGPQLTVQAPPGVAPGLPVTVVVRAQRVKVGEGDGLGENRIAGKILNTSYLGGAASYFIDVNGITIQANNAIEDKVFREGEPVTFSIAPQDCVLLDEHGRRFGA, from the coding sequence ATGGCGCAGATTGCCGTTCAGCTGAACAACGTCACGCTCGCCTATGGCTCGTTCGTGGCGATCAAGAACGTCAGTCTGACGATCGAGAAAGGCTCGTTCGTCACCCTGCTCGGCCCTTCGGGCTGCGGCAAGACTACCATCCTCAGGTCGATCGCCGGGCTGGTCGACCCGACCTCCGGGGAGATCGTGGTGGCGGGCCGGCGCATCAACGACGTGCCGATCCACAAGCGCAATATCGGGCTGGTGTTTCAGAACTACGCGCTGTTCCCGCACAAGACGGTGTTCGACAACATTGCCTTCGGCCTCAAATACCGTGGGGTGGAGAAGCAGGAAATCGCCCGCAAGGTGAAGCGTGCCCTGGAGATGGTTCGGCTGCCCGGGGTGGAAAAGAAGCTGCCGTCGGAGATGTCGGGCGGCCAGCAGCAGCGGATCGCGCTGGCGCGCGCCATCGTCATCGAGCCGGACGTGCTGCTCCTGGACGAGCCGTTGTCGGCGCTGGATGCGAATCTGCGCGAGGAGATGCGCACCGAGCTCAAGCTCATCCAGCGGGAAGTGGGCATCACCACCATCTTCGTGACCCACGACCAGGAGGAGGCGCTGGCGATGTCCGACCGCATCGTGGTGATGAACCACGGGGTGGTCGAACAGGAAGGGCCGCCGGAAGAGGTCTACCGCCGGCCGGCGTCGCGCTTCGTGGCAAGCTTCCTTGGCCAGTCGAACCTGCTGGGCGGGCGGATCAACGGGGTCAATGGCTCGGTTGCGCAGGTTGAGCTCGACGGCGGGCCGCAGCTGACGGTGCAGGCGCCACCAGGGGTGGCCCCTGGTCTGCCGGTCACGGTGGTGGTGCGGGCGCAGCGGGTGAAGGTGGGGGAGGGCGACGGGCTGGGCGAGAACCGCATCGCCGGCAAGATCCTCAACACCTCCTATCTCGGCGGTGCGGCCTCCTATTTCATCGACGTGAACGGCATCACGATCCAGGCCAACAATGCCATCGAGGACAAGGTGTTCCGGGAGGGCGAGCCGGTCACCTTCTCCATCGCACCGCAGGACTGCGTGCTGCTGGACGAGCACGGCCGGCGCTTTGGTGCTTAG